A single Natrinema pellirubrum DSM 15624 DNA region contains:
- the gatD gene encoding Glu-tRNA(Gln) amidotransferase subunit GatD, with protein MNPGDRVRVDRADRTYEGVLLPSSTDDQLVVKLEGGYNVGVDRGGADVEVLAEDVYEIDGTDAAGDDGASEIEFDDDLPTISLISTGGTIASTVDYRTGAVTAQFDAEDVLRAVPDLAGRANYRGRVVANILSENMEPSIWRDLAQAVREEIEAGADGIVVMHGTDTMQYSASALAFMLETPVPIVFTGSQRSADRPSSDNVMNAVSAVEAAKSDCAEVMVCMHATESDDRCALHRGTRVRKNHTSRRDAFETVGAEPLGEVEYETETVEFRRAYQERGASELELRDDLEGDVELLKFTPGMDPAFLDVVEGSEGLIIEGSGLGHVHTDLIPRIEELIADGTTVVMTSQCLEGRVCDRVYDTGRDLLEAGVIEAGDTLPGTAKVKLMWALENSDDVAEAMGTSLAGEIQERSVPWE; from the coding sequence ATGAACCCAGGCGACCGCGTCCGCGTCGATCGCGCGGACCGTACGTACGAAGGCGTGTTGCTCCCCTCGAGTACGGACGACCAGCTCGTGGTGAAACTCGAGGGCGGCTACAACGTCGGCGTCGACCGGGGCGGGGCCGACGTGGAGGTCCTCGCGGAGGACGTCTACGAGATCGACGGTACCGACGCCGCGGGCGACGATGGGGCCTCGGAGATCGAGTTCGACGACGACCTGCCGACGATCTCGCTGATCTCGACCGGCGGGACGATCGCCTCGACGGTCGACTACCGTACCGGCGCGGTGACCGCCCAGTTCGACGCCGAGGACGTCCTGCGGGCGGTGCCGGATCTGGCCGGCCGGGCGAACTACCGTGGGCGTGTCGTCGCCAACATCCTCTCGGAGAACATGGAGCCGTCGATCTGGCGGGACCTCGCGCAGGCGGTCCGCGAGGAGATCGAGGCCGGCGCGGACGGCATCGTCGTCATGCACGGCACCGACACGATGCAGTACTCCGCCTCCGCCCTCGCGTTCATGCTCGAGACGCCGGTGCCGATCGTCTTCACCGGCTCCCAGCGCTCGGCCGACCGCCCCTCCTCCGATAACGTGATGAACGCCGTCTCGGCAGTCGAGGCCGCCAAAAGCGACTGTGCGGAGGTCATGGTCTGTATGCACGCCACCGAGTCGGACGACCGCTGTGCCCTTCACCGCGGGACCCGCGTGCGGAAGAACCACACCTCGCGGCGGGACGCCTTCGAGACCGTCGGCGCGGAACCGCTCGGCGAGGTCGAGTACGAGACCGAGACCGTCGAGTTCCGGCGGGCGTATCAGGAGCGTGGAGCGAGCGAGCTGGAACTCCGCGACGACCTCGAGGGCGACGTCGAACTGCTCAAGTTCACCCCCGGAATGGACCCCGCGTTCCTCGACGTCGTCGAGGGGAGCGAGGGCCTGATCATCGAGGGCTCCGGGCTCGGACACGTCCACACCGATCTGATCCCCCGCATCGAGGAACTCATCGCGGACGGGACGACAGTCGTCATGACCAGCCAATGTCTCGAGGGGCGGGTCTGTGACCGGGTCTACGACACGGGTCGGGACCTGCTCGAGGCCGGTGTCATCGAGGCCGGCGACACGCTGCCCGGG